The genome window GGGACGCATCGAGAGTCGTCAACGTCGCAGTGGCGGCCTAAATCGTGGAGCTGGTGCAGTGAACGATGACTTTAACAGTGAGTAATCTCATAACTCATTATCTACGGTTATCTAATCCATACTTGACCTTTTTAGGTTTGCACAATGTCAACTGGTCGGACATGCGATTGCAACCGTTTCAGCGCAACTTCTATCAGGAGCACCCGAAAACACGTAATCGACCACCACAGGAGGTGGAACGTTATCGTGGCCAGCATCAGATCACAGTGCGTGGTGCCGCGCCCAATCCCATACAGTATTTCGATGAGGCCTGCTTCCCGGACTATTGCATGCATGAGATACAACGTCAACGCTACGCAGAACCGACTCCAATTCAAGCCCAATCCTGGCCAATTGTGATCTCAGGCAACAATCTCGTGGGCATTGCCAAAACCGGTTCGGGCAAGACGCTGGCATTTATCTTGCCCGCCATCGTACACATCAACGGGCAGGAGCCGTTAAAGCGTGGCGATGGACCCATTGCTCTGGTGCTGGCGCCCACCCGAGAGCTGGCGCAACAAATCCAATCGGTGGCCAATGATTTCGGTTCCAATGCGTATGTGCGCAACACATGCATTTTTGGCGGTGCACCGCGTTCCAAGCAGGCCAACGATTTGGAACGTGGCGTACAGATTGTGATTGCCACTCCGGGACGTTTGTTGGATTTCTTGCAAGGAGGCACCACAAATCTGCGACGTTGCACTTACCTGGTGCTGGATGAAGCGGATCGCATGTTGGACATGGGCTTCGAGCCGCAGATACGTAAGATTCTTGGCCAAATACGACCCGATCGACAGATTCTAATGTGGAGCGCCACTTGGCCGAAGGAAGTGCGACAACTGGCTGAAGATTTCCTTGGCAACTATATGCAAGTGAGTGCTGATGTTTCCCTTTATATCGTAGAGATTTTAACTTATAATTCAACTCGTTCAATTAGATTAACATTGGCTCCTTGGAGCTGTCGGCTAATCACAATATACGTCAGTACGTGGAAGTTTGTGCAGAGCACGAAAAAGGCAGCAAATTGAAGGATCTGCTCTCACACATTTACGATCAGGCCAGGGAACCGGGCAAGATCATCATATTCGTTGCCACAAAGAAAAAGGTCGATGAACTGGCGCGATTTATCAATGCTTTTGGCGTTGGCGTCGGCTCCATTCATGGCGACAAATCGCAAATGGATCGCGACAATGTGCTCAACGATTTTCGCAGCGGACGTGCCAACATTTTGGTGGCCACAGATGTGGCAGCGCGTGGTCTTGATGTCGACGGGATTAAGTATGTtatcaattttgattttccCCAATCTTCGGAGGATTACATTCATCGGATTGGACGCACAGGACGCAAGCATACGACTGGCACTTCCTATGCGTTCTTTACGcgaaaaaatgccaaatgcgcGCGAGCTCTGATTGAGATACTGCGCGAAGCCAATCAGAATGTGAACCCTGAGTTGGAGTACATTGCCCGAGAATCCGGTGGAGGCGGCAGCAATGGACGTAGTCGTGGCGGTCGCGGTTCTGGGCGACATAATGGAGGAGGTGGTGGAGGTGGCGGTTTTAATTCGATGAACGGCAACAGCGGTGGCTCCAGATTTAATGGTTATGGCGGTTACGGCGGCAATCGTGGCAACCAATCATCAAACACAAACATGAATGGAATGCACGATCAGAGGCCAATGATGCGTTATGGTggaggcggtggcggaggcggtggcggCTCCTTTGGTGGCAACAATGGTGGCTACTCCAACGGCGACAACAGATACTCGAATGCCGCACGCCATTAGAATTAATtagttttctgtttgttttttattgtagtGTATTATCAACtttataatttgcattcaacttttttgttttacatgcCCATTTTTTTCGCCCATTTCGTATTTATTGTGACTGCAGTTGAATGcagttaaaaacaaaacaaaaagattcTCAAGCATTTGTGCAAAATGATAttacaaagaaataaaataaacaattttataaaggTCCAAATGAAAGACAACAATGAAGGCGTtttcttaaaatgtttataaaaatagcaatttatttttatgtgtatgtattaTGGATACTTTGTTCGAACTGACCTTGCGGCTAGTCAAAAGTTTTGTGTAAAATTATTGCTACAAAATGTTAATGCGCTGTTACTAAATACTTTGATTTACATCGATTGACGATTTGATGACCGTCTTCTTAAGCCTGAGGCGATGTACGACGATTGcctgcaaaatattttgagttAAATGATTGATTATGGATACtttgtatattgtttattaCCTTTCTCCTTGTGCTTGCGCTCTTTGGTGGAGCGAACACCTCCAGATGTCTGCCTCTCTCCACCAGACTTGCATTTCTTATTCATAACGCGCACCGGCTTGCAATTAGGCTGTGGACTGCCGTCTTCGGATGGCTTCAGTTTGTCCTCGCGAGTGATCTCTCCAGCAATGCATTCCGACCAGGGGCTCTTCTCGTAGCGACAAGCTGAAAAAGTAATAGCAAAATAAACGActtatgtaaaataaatgttaactTTACTGTACAAATTGGTGCTGTTAGAGATATGTTAATGAATCTTGTTAGCAGAAACAAAGATCTGACTGAAGTGATTATTTGTGAAGATAGTTGCTGTTTAAGTAAGTGATTGATAAGAATTTTGTTACTAAAGCTACtgatattattttatagatttatgttatgtttatttcaaaaatggaaaatgccgaacatgaattttaaatcaaacttAATTGTACAGAATTCAGACTGCTGCTATCTCTAAAAAAAAGCTGTTGGTAACAGGCTAATCAATGTTTTAACAGTATCTTAAATCACACTTAAATGAAGAATGTTTCCAGAAGAAGAAGTCAGTTAACGTTGATAAAGTGCAATTAGCAAAGAAGTTTATAGTTATTCTGTTAACAACCCATCGTAGAGATAAGCTGGAAAAGTAATAGCAAACTAATGGACTTATGTTAAAGAAATGTTAGCTTAACTGTGTACATTGTGGCtgttaaaaatatgttaaggAATCCTTTTAAACGAAATAAGAGTCTGATTGAATTGATCATAGTTTGATGAAGAAAAGACTTGTTGTTAAAGTAATTGATTGATAGAGAATTTATATTACTAAAGCTATTCATATCAACAACACAGTAAtccatttattttatgcaaatcttaaaattggagaaatgatttaaatgaatcctaaataattgaaatgctCAATAAAGAGCATTTTATCTATGTTATCTAtgacaatatacaaaaaaagctTTCTTTTATATCACACTTAAATGAAGAATGTTTCCCGAAGAAATGATTTAACTTTGATGATGTATAATCAGCAAAGAAGTTTAATAGCGATTTACATGTTAAGTCAATGTTAATTTTCTGAGAGCATCCGTTaaccaaatacaaaaatcaagGAGGCCCAATTCAATAATGTTATATGGTATGTTAATGCCTTGAGTATGCAACTTAATCAAGGCAAATGCTAATCCGAAACCGACAGTTTCGTATGCTTAAGTATCGCTTTGACTTACCCTTCTTGCAGGCCTTCTGCATGGTTCGAGTGGGCAGACAGTTGGATTCGCCCTTCTTCAGCGATAGAGTACGCGTGCGCATATTGGTCTTGGCATCACATTCCGTCCATGAGCTCTTCGTATAGCGACAGGTCGGTCCTGCGAATGAGATATATATGCCAAACACATACGAATTGTGTATGaagttattatttgttattcaaaGTAAATGCGACGGCAAAAGAGAGCATCGAAGCGGGCAAAGATAAAGTAGGTAAAGCTTGAAGGATGTCAGTAAAccttttttaaaatgtaagaaaattgttttagcTATTTGTTGTGGATATCGTGCTTGATGTCCTACATCTCATTGTCTGACCATTTCCTTTCGCATAATGCCCAATTTCGCAATATCCACAGTCGACAACAGACTGTGTGTGCTGCCCACAAAGATGCCTAATTTAGTATGCGACCGCACagtgaatgagtgtgtgtgtgtgtgtgtgccagggtgtgtgtgtgtgtgtgtgtgtgtgtgtgtgttaatgtAAAACCTCTGTTAAGTTAGTCGTTTGTATGCGTCACTTGCCTTGGGCGCCAACTACCTTTTGAGGATTTGTAGCCGGAAATAATAAGGACCATTCAACGTATTCAACATACACTAAaagtatacacacacatgtacgtATCCTTGTATCCTTCTGTATCCTGTCTACAGTAcatgtgtattttatattaaaagcaTGAATTTAAATGCCAAAGCAGTTTAGATATTTGGGCCAATTTTGAGTAGGGTATTTCGTATGCTTGTCGACTTtgctcccgctctctctctctattcaGACGCTGTTTTGCCTTAATTATAACTGATAAATCTTCATTCCACAGTTGTTTATTAGCCTATTTTGAGTTATGATTTAGTTACCCGGCCTCCAACTTGAGTGTAAATCACATACAAATATTAGctcaaatatattttcgaaatGCCATTtgcccctaaaagtatgccacaTATTTTTTAGCGCTCACCCTTTTCGGTTGCCTTCTTGGCTCCTGATCTTTTGCCTGTGCGATGCTGATGCTCCCGTTGCGCATGCTGCACGGAcagttgtcgctgctgtttgccattgttgtggtgtccctgttgctgctgttgttgttgctgttgctgttgctgttcctcTCCATTGAGCTGGGCGGATTTCTTATAGCCACTGCGACGACCAGAGCCTCCGGCATGCTGCATCTGATGCTGtgctttatttgatttcttatTATTGTTCTTCACACGCTTGTTCTGaccaccaccaacaccacCGCCCACAGTTGACCCACTCACGGGCAGAGCGGAtggtgcagctgctgcttcctCGGGCAATGCTTCGCGAGCTGGACGAACATGCACCTCACCCGAATGGGTCTCCATAACCAAGTGGGCACCGTGGGCGAGTTCGGTTAGTGCGAAGGCATGctttttgccattgccattgccatgaTGACCATGGCCATAAATCAACGCTGGCATCAGCGCCAATGTGACCAGCACGAAATGGAGCAACGACGCCCGTGCGGGCGCGGATGTTATTAAGAGATTCATTTCAGCTGgtgctgcttgctgcctgGCTATGTGCTCTTCCTGCTCGCAGAGAATCACAAACGAAaatctgaaattaaaatgacaaTGCAGATAATGAGTCGACGACCACAAAACGGTAGATAACCTCGTCCGCGAACACTGAGCTCTGCACTTTGTTACCTCAATGTATAAACCAGGCCAACGTGTGCCACTCGTTTTAAAGTGTTCCCTTCCCCAGAAATGAAGTGAGCATTTAAAGTGTCTCGTTCTACTAAATCACGTTGAGCGTACACAACTTTAAGTGAATCTTAAATCGATGTTTAAACTTACATTAGAGACGCGTTGCGGCCACAGTTTGTCTAGCAAATAATGTTTAAAAGCAACAGTTTTCAAATTCaagtaaacatttattatgcaCGCAATAATAACAGCGTGGAAGAGCGTGCTCAAATAACAAATACCTCGCACATTtcattatgtatattttattcataaacaTGCAAATAAGTATAATGGAATTGAGAGATGTTGTTCTAAGAACCAAGAGggaatttaaagtttataattCTTTTGATATCGTTAAGAAAATTTAAGTGTAGGGGTCGCAAAAAAATGCTTAACTAgaatttccatttcaaatcCAATTACTTTGCAAGACAATTGTGTAAGAAGTGtgtaactttaaatttaagaattaaatcTAACTTAAGGTTTTATTAAGTATAATCTTTGGATTGTTGACACAACATTTCAAGATCTATTCTAACatatttgtagaatttatatttgaagcATTGGTCTTCACTTTTGGCTTTAAATATCTCCTTATCTAAAGTTATCTAAGAAAACTTCTGAAACTGAGTTTTAAGAATCTAAAGAGTCGATAATCTTGAATTAAGATTTTTtcaccaaaaatatattgtttaaagttaaaatattcTTGTGGTAactttttaatcttaaaatgcaaacacagCATACAAATCTTAAAATGATTTAAGATTGTTTGAGTCcaaattcttttttctttgttctttttaagatcgaaaaaatcttgatttaagattttatcAATATAGATTTTTTCTCTGTGTAAAGTTctgaatttataataaaactttgacatttaacaatatttaacaCCGACTGaaataactttttaaaaacttatatACGAAGCTCTGTTCTTTACTTGGGctattttaatgttgttgtcaAATACTGCTTTATATAGATTAGAAAACTTTGCTGTATATACTGTATGTgcttattaatgaaatatgaaaatgatttaACAGCAATCTCATAATTTCGCAATTTCGAAAGCGGAAATTTCATTCATCACATTTTAACAAACTTTTCCCAACTCATAAATCTATCCACTTCCGTCTTTATTAAGTTCcaattgattaaaattaaatacaaaaatcttttgccataatttaataattaccAAATCCATAAATACAGCAAAGTTTTGACTATAAACTTAGGACCtcgtatatattttgtgcaaGTTGCCAGAGTCGACATTCAATTTGGActaattgctttgctttatttgcaactttgtgAAATTAAAAGTCAACCGAGCAGCTACTTgaaaaggcaacagcaacagcaaacttTAAGCCTGGCCATTTAGATTGCAAGTTTACTACcgcaactgctgttgctattacttttgctgttgttgttgctgatggcattgctgttgcaattgctgtgaTGCTGTGTTACTGTTCTACTGCTGTTGACCAGTGTTCTTACACTGTGCTACATAGAACGTGTTGTAATGtctttgaaatgaaaattgtaaaatctaATTGTATCAAATTGTTTCTGCCTCCGCTCAACTGCATTTTCCACAACTACTTCAAATCATTACTCTTGGCTTCTTCCATTtttagctctctctctctctctctctctctctctctttctttctttcttttgcacAATGATAGTGCCTCTCTTTCCAGCTGGTTGAGTATTGCAATTTCTTGCATTTAATTGTCATGAGTTGCTTCCGGCTGAGCCTCTCTGCGCCTGGCCGCACTGCAGTTGCCTGAAGGGACATCATGAAGCTCCTCTAGCAACTCTTTCTCGCTTCCTTCAGTCATTGCCCATTATACGTTGATACGTGTTGGCAGCTGGCACTTGTGTTAGTTATGCAATTTCGAAGTTGCAGCTAGAAAATTGCTGGATTTGTAAATAGTTTTGATCAAGTCGGCAAATTGGTTTGCTGCAAAAACCCCACAAAACCTGCGcagcaaattttttaattaatccCTTGGAGTTTTTCACAGTCGTAAATTTAGTTGCGGagcaagtgagaaagctacagtcgagtgtgctcgactgtgagatacccggtatacattttaattaaaaccaaaacagtgtggtaatAGTTTGAAAAAATGCAGaccaaaatactacaaatataccaaagtctacTGTGAAACACCATCTACCCATAgcgaataaaagcaaagcagtgaggtattatttttaaaatataccaaatgccgcaagaaatactaaaaatataccaaatactactGTAACTAAACATATCAAAGTATTATACCTATAggtataatttggtatattgttatagtactacattcgaaatagATTGTCAGATAACACAGCTAAGACCCAAATGCAGTAGGCATAATTTGCTAAAcagaagtatttcttaaatgtcttctatttttatccgatcgctataaaattctcaggaatcataaatgctctagttataattgtatttaccaaaattcacaactctagcttcaaaattacgcttgttatccgattttttattgattagcAGGGGCGGGagtgggtgtggcaaaaatttgaaacaaacttcatCGGCCTTtatacataataaatgctgTCCAAGAAAATTATGgctctatttcttatagtctctgagatctatgtgttcatacggacggacagacagacagacggatatggctatatcgtctccGGCCTCTACTTTTTAGGGTCGGacatgcctccttctgcctgttacatacattttctgccgacacaaagttataagacccttctaccctatatgGGTAGCGGCAATAAAAAAGTGCGCTGCAATTCGCATGCACTTCATTTTGGGGCAACTGATCTCTAGGCTCAAACATAGACAGGCACTTGCAACAGCGGCGAACCTTTGTCTGCCACACACGCTTTAATTGCAATGGGAatgagcgagtgtgtgtgtgtgtgtgtgtgtgtgtgtgtgtgtgtgtgtgtgtgtgtgtgtgtgtgtgtgtgaggcacGATATGCTGAACAACGTGCGGCGCATAAATTTGTCATTGCCATTGTGTGGCATTTGGCAGGCAGAAAGCCAGACCAGAAGCGGAGCAAACTGAAGCACAGCAGAGCGGACCAGAGACGACCATAACACTCCTAGTCCTCCTTGTCTGACAGTCGtaaagggggcgtggcaggtTGTTGTTTTGGACAGCAACTACTTTTATTGTTTGATTGCTTTTCGTATAGCTTTTGTTTGATGCGGAGCAGATAACTTGGCCCAGCAGCCAAGCCCATGAATTCTGTGCCCACATATGCGACACCTTATATAGATTCACTCTGCCACTGACTTGTTGGTGTCTGCTGtctgtgtgtcagtgtgtgtgtgtgtgtgtgtgtgtgtgtgtgtgtgtgtgctctggAACTGGCAGCTACACTCACATTTAATTGGTTTTTGCATTGCTATGGGCTATTGTCTCTGCTAATTCACGTGCAAGTCATCTGCCCCTAACTCTCTCAGTCTCTAACTCTCTTGGTtcctgtttgctgtttgtgaCGTTATCGTTATCTGGGTTACGACAACAACGCCTCGCACAACGTACAACGTACAACGCACaaccatctccatctccatcctGCAAGCCACTCAGTGCCACGCAATGAAAAGAGTTCtcagtatttgtgtgtgtgtttactcCGTAGTATTCCcttcaataaacaaacaaacatgaaGCTGCAACGTCAAGTCAACGTCAAGTTTGTGCCTTTAtgattttttgaataaaatttcaggacacacaaacaaatatgcGTGTATTtgcaaagaatttaatttgcatttattataaatatctgcgacaacacaaacacaaacaattgTTGAGAATTTCGATCAAATTTGTGTTGGCAAGGATGCTGCAAAACTTTACTTGAAGGATTAGTGAAGCAAACtaataaacaaaagctgcTTGAAAAGCAATTTAGCtatttatgttaaaaatttttttaaggaCTACACAAAAtgccgcaacagcagcataaATGAAGTACAATGAAAAgctgccccaaaaaaaaaaaaaaaattaacagagaaaaaaaaccaaataaaggCAAAAACTTACTTACAACAAActaagcaacaaacaacaacaaggcacAAGAGCCACAAAACCTTTCAACAATATGTAGAACGAGCAGTACTTGCAACAAGCCAACAACGagcaaccaacagcagcaacagcaacagcggcaacagcggcaaccgggaagcaactggcaacttgaACAAGCCGAAAACTAGTAGCAGCCATTTCACCTTTAAGtggaaaacttttgcttagaccccaaaaagtaaaacagcaaacagaaaataagcaaaacaaaacatcaaAAAAGAACCCGAAACCGAAAACAACGCCAAATATAAAGAGGTAAGagcaagaagaagagagagagagaaacccCCAAAGCGGCGGCAACTTCTAAAAACTCCGTCTACCTGAAGATGAGaagagtttttatttttaataaacaagcTTAAAGTTCTCAAATATTAAGCATCGCATCTTGTTGATGCAGatgctgtttgttgttaatgttcttgttaatgttgttgctgatgttgttgctgatgttgatgttgaccAGCCGCAAGTAATTCCACACCTTCTGGTCAGCTTCGGGTTGTTTTGACCCGGGAACGTCAAAGAGATTCGCAGTTATCTATTTAGCGATTAACAAGCGCGAATTAACTGCTTCAAATtgtcaataatttatttttttgcaaaaattatttcaataaaagcataaaCATGTTACGCTTAATtaagtttataaaaatatatgtttaaataCCCTGCACGAGAGATGGGTGGAAGAGGGTGTAATATGAATGTAAAGGAAGAATGTACCATATATTTAAACTGTTTTCATTCTAAATAAAAACCTCAGAGGACAGATgtgaaaataataagaaatgttgtaaaaataatgttCTAATAActacatttgaatttaaaacagTTTTTAATATATGACACTATGAAAtggtaaatattattttaaaaacgtTTTGATAATTCCTTTATCTTTTGATGCTGGGAAtgacaacaaattaataactATATAAAGTTAAGGAGACTAAAGAGATTCGAGGGAATAATGAACTTGAACTTGTATTAAAATAGTTACAGATATAACATtttagaaaattgtaaaatgaacATTTTCAGGCTTTAGCTTTTAGTGCTAGGAATGAAaaccaataaataattaatcaagGTTTAAACGATTATATTTgtaatgaatgaaaataaagttgaaatacctttaataacaaataatagtTTTAGAAccacaaataataattctgTTTTATTAGAAAATTGTCAATTTAATCTGTTTTGCACATCAATTATTCGAATTTTAGGCTCtttaagtttatttgtttgttttcaatcaCAGTCTAAATGTTTAGGcttatacatttgtatatatctATAACTATTTTTAATCCTTAtggaattatttattattattactatttccatatttatttttacctCATTCTTTAGTATCCTATTCCTTAAACttcacttatttatttattttcatttcgagcAATAAAAGTTAAGGCTTATAGTTtgagtaataaataatttctctGCAACCGAAAATGGTTTTAATTACATCATATTAGAAAATTGCTCAGaatgaaatcaaatgaatAACCAAATCAAGCTAAAGAGactaaaatacaaatgaatggtgtgcaaataaagttaaaatagttaaagtaataagtaatttagctaaaaccaaaaatggTGTTAATTACATCATATTAGAAAATTgccaaattaaacaaaacatttcTGAGCTTTAACTTCTCcagcaataaaaactaataaataactatataaAGTTTTTGAAGGCTCGTTTACCCTTCTCAAAAGCTACTAACGAGCATTCTCATCAACTCACTCACTCGCTCGTTCTCTCATCCAATCGCCACATCTCGTAAAGCACTTGAagtgaaatgaattttatCTAGGCTATCTGGGCAACGAGTAAACTCCATCACTTCTTCGCTCTTCACATTCAACTGTCCAGTTTGTGTtacacacaacaacagaaaatgaaatagCAACACCAGAAAAAAACTGTTGCATACTAACAGGCGCCTGTCAGACCCCCTCCCTCGGGCCATGCCATGTGTGCAAATACGTTGAACCCAACTTAAATCGTGACGGCTGTCCCATGaaatgttaaatgaaattaatgctTGATacgcaatttcaattaaaatgcccaacacacacacaaagacacacacacatacatacggTGTTACACATGCACAATTCACACCATAAATAAAGTCAGTGAAAGTCTGGGAAAAAAGACACCCAAACACCGTTCCGATTAAATCGGCCACAGCCCATTGAAGCATTCACGAAACTGAtgttaattgtaattgtaagtTGGGTTCACAGACGAACAGTTCAGTCATTCGATCCAATTGAATGTTTTGTTCGAGATACTCACAAAAGTCAATTAGCAGCGTGTGTGAAATGCAATGAAAgagcaaatattaaataaatatacaactaACTTTTTGCGAGCCTTTTAACTTTAAATCATAT of Drosophila nasuta strain 15112-1781.00 chromosome 3, ASM2355853v1, whole genome shotgun sequence contains these proteins:
- the LOC132790043 gene encoding ATP-dependent RNA helicase p62-like, translated to MSPPRHGGFGGGGGGGSGGGGGRSGFGGFGGFGGFGGGGGGGVGGVRSGRIESRQRRSGGLNRGAGAVNDDFNSLHNVNWSDMRLQPFQRNFYQEHPKTRNRPPQEVERYRGQHQITVRGAAPNPIQYFDEACFPDYCMHEIQRQRYAEPTPIQAQSWPIVISGNNLVGIAKTGSGKTLAFILPAIVHINGQEPLKRGDGPIALVLAPTRELAQQIQSVANDFGSNAYVRNTCIFGGAPRSKQANDLERGVQIVIATPGRLLDFLQGGTTNLRRCTYLVLDEADRMLDMGFEPQIRKILGQIRPDRQILMWSATWPKEVRQLAEDFLGNYMQINIGSLELSANHNIRQYVEVCAEHEKGSKLKDLLSHIYDQAREPGKIIIFVATKKKVDELARFINAFGVGVGSIHGDKSQMDRDNVLNDFRSGRANILVATDVAARGLDVDGIKYVINFDFPQSSEDYIHRIGRTGRKHTTGTSYAFFTRKNAKCARALIEILREANQNVNPELEYIARESGGGGSNGRSRGGRGSGRHNGGGGGGGGFNSMNGNSGGSRFNGYGGYGGNRGNQSSNTNMNGMHDQRPMMRYGGGGGGGGGGSFGGNNGGYSNGDNRYSNAARH
- the LOC132790044 gene encoding probable serine/threonine-protein kinase irlF encodes the protein MNLLITSAPARASLLHFVLVTLALMPALIYGHGHHGNGNGKKHAFALTELAHGAHLVMETHSGEVHVRPAREALPEEAAAAPSALPVSGSTVGGGVGGGQNKRVKNNNKKSNKAQHQMQHAGGSGRRSGYKKSAQLNGEEQQQQQQQQQQQQGHHNNGKQQRQLSVQHAQREHQHRTGKRSGAKKATEKGPTCRYTKSSWTECDAKTNMRTRTLSLKKGESNCLPTRTMQKACKKACRYEKSPWSECIAGEITREDKLKPSEDGSPQPNCKPVRVMNKKCKSGGERQTSGGVRSTKERKHKEKGNRRTSPQA